The sequence TCACAAGAGAAAACCTCACAAGACCACTCCAAAAGAAAGGGCTCACACTaaaggtgtcaaacgggccgggccgggccaatcCGGAATCGGCCCTtccattttaaccgggttgagggccggttttGATGTTAAtcgggccgggccgggccgggccgggccaaacagtaaaaaaattaaaacccaccctaacccggcccacttaacccaacccggtcaaacccaccaaaacccggtcaaacccggttaaaaatcggtcaaacccgtttaaaaaataaataaataatccaatatacactatatacactccaatatacaatatatatttttaaaaaaatatataaacaattacacatatatatgtaccattcaatagaTAATTAtttatgactatacgtactactttaaataaaacatatgttatAATAGTATAatgttaatatatatatgttaaataaaacatatgttataatagtataatatatatatattaatttataaaacgtatacacatgtatacgttaaatgtatactactttagaagatatatacacatatatatgcaccattcaatatatatgtactactttaaataaaatatatactacaatatacatatatatatatatacaacattatgtatatatatagttacatactaatttataaaacatatacacttgtatacttcAAAGatatacttctatagaagatatatacacatatatacgcaccattcaatatatatgtactactttaaaaaaagtatatactacagtatatatactaatttataaaacataaagtaatgtatacgttaaatatacacgtctatagaagatctattcacatatatacactctattctatgtatatgtaatactttaaatcaaatatactataatatatatacattacaatatatatttatatagttatatactaatttatgaaacatatacacatgtatacgttaaatatacacgtctatagaagatctattcacatatatacactctattctatgtatatgtaatactttaaatcaaatatactataatatatatacattacaatatatatttgtatagttatatactaatttatgaaacatatacgcatgtatacgttaaatatacacgtctatagaagatctattcacatatatacactctattttatgtatatgtaatactttaaatgagatatactacaatatatatttgtatagttatatactaatttataaaatatatacatatgtatacgttaaatatacacgtctatagaggatccattcacatatatacactctattctatgtatatgtaatactttaaatgaaatatactataatatatatacattacaatatatatttgtatagttatatactaatttataaaatatatacacatgtatacgttaaatatacacgtctatagaaaatccattcacatatatacactctattctatgtatatgtaatactttaaatgagatatactacaatatatatttgtatagttatatactaatttataaaatatatacatatgtatacgttaaatatacacgtctatagaagatccattcacatatatacactctattctatgtatatgtaatactttaaatcaaatatactataatgtatatacattacaatatatatttgtatagttatatactaatttataaaacatatacacatgtatacgttaaatatacacgtctatagaagatctattcacatatatacactctattctatgtatacgcaccattcaatgtatatatactactacttataaaatatactacattatatatacattacaatatatatagatatacttatgtactaatttataaaacatatacacatgcatacgttaaatatacacttttatagaagatatatgcacaaatatacaaaacatatgctacttaatataataaattaataatatttggtagtaaattaataatatattagaagtaagtttttaatttaaagtagaaaactagaaattcaatttaaaattttaaatcgttaaataaaaataaaataaaatacaaggactaaggagtgaatgaatttggagaattttattgattgcaaaatgatccaaaatttataatttacatgaatgaaaaatctataaattatgcatcattttttccaactcattcatgttaatattaatgggaacttacataggatagtcgaagtcaacgggggcaaaaccatgcattggacttgattctgctgagttctcccggttccattccttggtttcttctttccgctctaatccaatctctgaggcaaactagaatattcattgcattgcttcccaatgagtgtcggttgtctccaagctgctgtcgtccctgactaaaggcgttCTCTGGTggaacggttgacattggaacattcaagatatctctagctaatcttgaaagcacaggatattgtgtttcattactcctccaccaatccaatgtgttgatccgtcgtctgcgatcctctggtgccgttagaagataatatttcagcttttcccgataagttttttttttttttttaacaaatgggcccaaactagccgtttggacccaaaaacggctatatagccgttgggccaacggctagtttggccaaaaattcaaaatatctttttttttttaaaaaaaaaatttccgggccgggccggttaaccggcgggcctggaccgggcttggttCGGGCCAGGTTAGCCAggcccattttaacaaaataaccggCCCGGGACCCAGAACCCTAAAtccctagggcttaccgggccgggtTAGGTCGGCctggcccacttgacacccctagCTCACACAAAGTATTTCCTAACACCAACTCTCTTTAACTTAATACTCTAATAGGAAGGAAGAATAAATACAAGAGAATGAAAGAGAACTCTTGGAATTTGATGTGTATTACAATTGAGAAAGAAGACCTCTAATTATAGAGCTGAAAATGGAGACAAGTAGCAATTTTGTTTGAACAAGAAGCAAATTGTTTGAACAAGTAGCAATTTTGTTAgacaaatccaaaaaataatcttCCACAAGTATTTGGTAGAAACTTCTTTTGATAAAGTAAGAGTGAATCAAACAAAGGCCACATTACATTCTGAAATCGAATTATATGTTTACAAAGATGTCCATTTAGGAGAGAAGCATATATATCGTACCAAAAATCCTGTTCTATGCATGATGGGATAGGAGCAAAATTTATCCAAATGTGAGGTTGTACTGATCAAAACATACGTGATATGTGTCTTAATACAAAGTGTTATCAATTtatttataattgattaatgtataTTATTACCTCATTTTATTAGTAGTAACGATGAACTAGTATAGTTTAATTAGAGCAAAGATGCAGTAtgtaagtctttttttttttttttttccggaAACCACCAACTTTTTTATATTTGTGAAAGATATTCTTAAACTTGAaatggattattattattattatagccTGAATTATTTAATGAAAATGGTTAATGAGAGGGAAGTTTTCAACTGGTATCAGCTTAACTGCCTCGATCCACATTAATTAGGCAGCTTACTTTTCTCTGAAACGGCTTCTTCATTTGTCGTCTTCCTATCCTTTTCATTTTCGGGCAAGTAGATATATGCATTATAgtaactctttttattttttattttgtgaaaaacatttataatgtttattttttgaaagtaaCCTTTTCATATTCAATTATGCTTAATACGATTGTTTCACCCTTAAAAGTTGTGATAGagtgttaaatattttttcaatcttaATAAAAAGTTTCAAGTTCGAGCTTTGAGTATGAAGTCACATTTGATAGGAAACGCTTACCCCCATACAACATATAGTTAAATTCAAGAATCTTATAAAGAATATCGAAAATAACAAAGTTTAATCCAAAGACTCTTTTGCAATCCCATCTTTGAACCCAAAAGTAAATTTTGATCATGGTCCATTTTTGTAGCTTGAACAAAATGCTTATACATTTCTGTTGACAGGATGATTATTGTATACAATTTACACAGCTATCACAGCCAACCCAAGCCAACCTGAAGTGTCACCAAAACCAAAAGGATGTTAAACTTAAATGGAATGACAAAAGAGAGGCAGCTCTGCTGTCAAGCAAGGTAGTTGGGGGGATGAGAAGGTCACCAAACTAGTACTCCTATCTTATCTGATTTTCAAAAAAACTTAATTGTTGCactataatttaattaattaatagtattCCAATTTCCAACACCATATTAACCTCTAACTTCCCCTTTTTCCTCTCATATTTACTCCTCATTATCCCTCTTAAACTGCCTAATATTTTCTGTTCCTACATTTGTGTATAAAACTTATCCACAAGGTCCTTCCTAAACGAAAgaagcttttttttttctacttgttGTCATGTCAAGCCTTGACACCAAGAATCTTGCATTTATCTCAATTCACAATTTTCTCATTCTTGGTATATAATGCCATTAATTGCCACCACTATAAAATTAAACTGGGACAGTCTTATTTTAGTTCAAGGGAccatctttctctttctcacacaTTTCCAGCATATAATCAAATCCCTTCACACTTTTCATTACATATTCGATTCTTTATTCTCCAATACTCTCTTTCTTTATTCTATATACTCAAGAGAGTAATAAGTAGAATCATTATCCTTCCCTACAAGCAAAGCTGTTCACTtttcttgtttcttgttttttGGGTTTTTGGATTTCGGTGTTGCTTTTCAAGATCCAATCTCTAAATGGGGTTCCTTCAAACTAGTTTTACTAACTCTGTAGAGCCTCTTGATAGTTCTTACCCTTTAAAGACTCAAGCTTTAGCTACTGATACTGATCAAGAATGTGGAAATAAAGAGATAAAAATCAAGTCTTTAATTTACAGAATGGTTTGGGATTTTGGGTTGGCCTGTTTTATCCCGACCCGCCGCCGGCGAGATGCCGGTGAGGTTGACGGTGAGAAGGAGAAAGGCGTTGGTAGTTTGGAGCATAACAAGGCTTGGTTGCTTGCTGAGTCAGGAGCTTGTGGGACTGAGTTGATTAATGCTGAACCACATTCTGTTCATTCTTCTTTTAGGTTCAGTTTTTGTTCTCAGGTTGAGCTTGAGTCTATGAATGTGAATAGATGTTCTTCTGCTACTGTTTTGATGGTGAATTTGGATAATGGGTTGACTGATCCCTTGTCTAGGGAGCTGAAATGGAGGAAGATTCAGTCACTTGAGAGGAGTATTTCTCCTGTGACTCATTCTTTGATTAGGTTCACCTATGCTGAGATTGCTTCTGCTACTCGTAATTTTTCTAAAGGTATTCAATTGGTTACGTTCAGTTTCTTAACTTGTTTCCTTTCCCCCTTTTCGGagacagcctctctacctccacgaggtagtggtaaggtctgcgtacactctatcccggaccccacttgtgggatatcactgggtatgttgttgttgttgttgtttactttcCCCCCTGAAAGAGAATTTCATGCCCAAGGGGTAAGTTCTGCgaacactctacccttcccagactGCACTTGTGGGATATATTGGgcatgttgttgctgttgttgttgttattgaaagaGAAATTCATGTGATGTTGATTTGCTTTTCTTGAATTGGGTAGGTAGAGTTTTGGGAAGAGGAGCATTGAGTTATGTTTTCAGAGGAAGAGTGGGATTTATGAGGACAACTGTTGCGATTAAGCGGTTAGATAGGGAAGACAAGGAGTCTCCAAAGGCATTTTGTAGGGAACTGATGATTGCTAGTTCTCTTCATAACCCATACATTGTCCCTCTGGTGGGTTTTTGCATTGATCCAGAGGAGGGTTTCTTTTTGGTATacaagtttgtatctggtggaAGTTTAGAGCGGTATTTGCACGGTGAGAATACTTGGTTTCCTTTTGTTCTCAATAAGGTCATTGTTAATTTAATTTACACTAATTCTTTGGGACTAAGAATTGTTTCATTCACAGATAAGAAGAAGAGGGGAGTGAAAGGTGGTCCAGCACTTCCATTGTCTACGCGGTATAAGGTTGCC comes from Capsicum annuum cultivar UCD-10X-F1 chromosome 2, UCD10Xv1.1, whole genome shotgun sequence and encodes:
- the LOC107860112 gene encoding probable serine/threonine-protein kinase PBL7; translation: MGFLQTSFTNSVEPLDSSYPLKTQALATDTDQECGNKEIKIKSLIYRMVWDFGLACFIPTRRRRDAGEVDGEKEKGVGSLEHNKAWLLAESGACGTELINAEPHSVHSSFRFSFCSQVELESMNVNRCSSATVLMVNLDNGLTDPLSRELKWRKIQSLERSISPVTHSLIRFTYAEIASATRNFSKGRVLGRGALSYVFRGRVGFMRTTVAIKRLDREDKESPKAFCRELMIASSLHNPYIVPLVGFCIDPEEGFFLVYKFVSGGSLERYLHDKKKRGVKGGPALPLSTRYKVAVGIADSIGYLHYGTERCVVHRDIKPSNILLSSKKTPKLCDFGLATWTPAPSVPFLCKTVKGTFGYLAPEYFQHGKVSDKTDVYAFGVVLLELLTGRKPIEAKTGPGEENLVLWAKPLLQQGALEKFLDPRLEFPQKNLQQIARMCQAAAACIHSEESRRSNMDEIIAILRGTKVRSLTKKKSISSNNCVTECYPQVQRTKSEMNSHLALAMLGVPDFEDDDFYCR